In the genome of Andrena cerasifolii isolate SP2316 chromosome 5, iyAndCera1_principal, whole genome shotgun sequence, one region contains:
- the LOC143368820 gene encoding cilia- and flagella-associated protein 251, with product MSSNNSTCLTSSNSTDSSEESDDAGTSKREDNKSSLCPFELMWSFGMNAEVPLINLTTENRTIITYACSHVVIIYNYKSKGVTTLQGHQNAVRTLSISKDGKWLLSADFEKDPVVVVWDTETGVPICTLFNSHDGNEIAAARISPNAKYIVTVGNERHQKVHFWLWTYGKDKPDANLELTKLVSDRVKEITFNEDIPEEFALIADHNIIFLTWEGGTLQYHYPKIVGDTRRYGVFNCSCYVPKMNRALTATINGYILIWNVISEKGNGNVGKAERIHSKTIRLQKSSITAMLHHDGMIVTGTTEGRINFYDLNLKILYWCETSGLDSIRSISFDLRSTLLAPATTVIAFHEESDENELEYEGEFEEYSGSNMQDNICDEKLQYLQKMRTRTLSDEQKVSSSLSVNIEHMITHRHKNYETIIKPLPVDATLENAPFHADNFFTSTATGIVALIEIATQKCHFISQSVGAPITSLDAHPQSNYIVTGNAQGTLCLYDYETYKLVVCRKTPRLPDFNELLDKQAKCGNIIYITCPSRHEKLTAITALKFSPKSKYFINLYAQGGSTVIFSVIYDMLMCGLESGVLWILHPITLECLDEIPYKHSTESILKIIVAECAEYMAYSDNTFVIAAFKRNHDSVMTVWNFIGKYRSHYATIRDILFEPVISPSDVPRLFSLGEDKKLIEYDLNTSGPYPYPGLVILKIYQIECTATPLCFSWYPEYGIERFLMVSNSEYKYRLLNDTSKMIRGTFLGPLFGAPVQHFKLLSSRGHNNDKHIVFATDKEIGLQILPFDGNPYKSLGMIGHPRKITNVCINHDGNILFTSGYNDLCVLMWKINCRSVDVLAHIGGEGLSSYYCLIQGGRKGWLIKEMEDLFYYAQILHQGENTTATRMVSEKVAINQIPNLMRAIGYYPSNEEIETFMGEISYRDYAETGQLVEEITFEDFVKLYINHRPPFGISLRQLREAFQVFTNSICDPFMADANPVLTREKFMSIIFGDGPEELSEKSDEVFGEPLTRQEAHMYLKFLTGSTDNLDEKHHHDYKKRPVPTDFTFLPERISYKDFIADIMGIELSEETRADDE from the exons ATGTCATCAAATAATTCGACGTGCTTGACTTCGAGTAATTCAACGGATTCCTCAGAGGAATCTGATGATGCGGGGACATCTAAAAGAGAGGACAATAAATCTAGTCTTTGTCCATTT GAATTAATGTGGTCGTTCGGAATGAATGCGGAAGTGCCCCTGATAAATCTGACAACAGAAAACCGGACGATCATCACTTACGCCTGTTCGCATGTTGTAATAATCTACAATTATAAGTCAAAGGGAGTGACAACTCTTCAAGGTCAC CAAAATGCAGTTAGAACTCTGTCGATCTCAAAAGATGGAAAATGGTTGTTGTCGGCAGACTTCGAAAAGGATCCCGTGGTTGTAGTCTGGGACACCGAAACTGG CGTACCGATTTGCACATTATTCAATTCACACGACGGGAACGAAATTGCAGCTGCAAGAATTAGCCCAAATGCTAAATACATAGTGACTGTTGGCAACGAAAGACATCAGAAGGTCCATTTTTGGTTATGGACGTACGGGAAGGATAAACCTGATG ctAATTTGGAGCTGACGAAACTTGTCTCGGATAGAGTAAAGGAAATAACTTTTAATGAAGATATTCCGGAAGAATTTGCTTTGATCGCCGATCACAATATCATATTTCTCACTTGG GAGGGCGGCACGTTGCAGTACCATTATCCTAAAATTGTTGGTGATACAAGAAGATACGGCGTATTCAATTGCTCTTGTTACGTGCCGAAAATGAATCGGGCATTAACAGCAACAATAAACG GATACATTTTGATTTGGAATGTAATTTCTGAAAAGGGAAATGGCAACGTCGGCAAGGCAGAAAGGATTCACAGCAAGACCATACGATTGCAAAAAAGCAGCATCACTGCAATGCTACATCACGATGG AATGATAGTGACGGGGACTACGGAAGGTCGGATTAACTTCTACGATCTGaacttaaaaattctttactggTGTGAAACTAGTGGCTTGGATTCTATCCGATCAATTAGCTTCGATCTGCGTTCCACATTATTGGCCCCTGCAACTACTGTCATTGCATTTCATG AAGAAAGTGATGAGAATGAGTTAGAGTACGAAGGAGAATTCGAAGAATATTCAGGAAGCAATATGCAAGACAATATTTGTGATGAAAAACTACAGTATTTACAGAAAATGCGGACCAGAACTTTGTCAGACGAGCAGAAAGTTTCTTCCTCATTGTCTGTAAATATAGAACACATGATCACCCATCGTCATAAGAATtacgaaacaattataaaaccaCTTCCCGTAGACGCTACACTCGAGAATGCTCCATTTCACGCAGACAACTTCTTTACCA GTACTGCGACTGGAATAGTGGCGTTAATAGAAATTGCCACGCAAAAGTGTCATTTCATCTCGCAAAGTGTGGGCGCACCAATCACCAGTTTGGATGCACATCCTCAAAG TAATTACATAGTCACTGGAAATGCTCAGGGTACGTTGTGCTTGTACGACTATGAGACATACAAGCTCGTTGTATGCAGAAAAACTCCTCGTCTCCCAGATTTTAACGAACTACTTGATAAACAGGCAAAATGTGGTAATATAATTTACATCACATGCCCAAGTAGACACGAAAAATTGACCGCGATTACTGCGCTAAAATTTTCACCAAAGAGCAAGTATTTTATTAATCTCTATGCACAGGGTGGTTCAACAGTTATTTTCAGCGTAATAT ATGATATGCTCATGTGTGGCCTCGAAAGTGGAGTCCTATGGATATTGCATCCCATCACTCTGGAATGCCTCGATGAAATTCCTTACAAGCATTCTACAGAGTCCATACTCAAAATAATTGTCGCAGAGTGCGCCGAGTACATGGCCTACTCA GATAATACATTCGTGATAGCAGCATTTAAGAGAAACCATGACTCGGTGATGACAGTATGGAACTTCATTGGAAAATATCGTTCACATTATGCAACGATAAGAGATATACTTTTTGAACCTGTTATTTCACCTAGCGATGTTCCTCGATTATTCTCTTTGGGGGAAGATAAGAAGCTAATTGAATACGATCTCAACACTAG TGGGCCTTATCCTTATCCTGGTCTAGTGATACTTAAAATTTATCAAATTGAGTGCACTGCGACTCCTCTTTGCTTCTCCTGGTATCCCGAATATGGCATCGAAAGATTTCTAATGGTTTCTAATTCGGaa TATAAATATAGATTGTTAAACGACACATCGAAAATGATACGAGGAACATTCCTAGGACCACTTTTTGGCGCACCCGTTCAACATTTTAAG CTATTATCTAGCAGAGGACATAACAATGATAAGCACATAGTGTTTGCAACTGATAAGGAAATTGGCCTTCAAATACTGCCTTTCGATGGCAACCCGTACAAAAGTTTGGGAATGATAGGTCATCCACGCAAG ATTACTAACGTTTGCATTAATCACGATGGAAACATTCTATTCACCTCCGGTTATAACGATCTCTGTGTTTTGATGTGGAAAATAAATTGCAG ATCTGTGGATGTATTGGCACACATTGGAGGTGAAGGCCTCTCGTCATATTATTGCCTCATCCAGGGTGGGAGGAAAGGTTGGCTCATCAAAGAAATGGAAGATCTCTTTTATTATGCTCAAATTTTGCATCAAGGAGAGAACACAACTGCTACTAGGATGGTATCCGAGAAAGTAGCTATCAACCAGATACCAAATCTCATGCGCGCTATAGGATATTATCCCAGTAATGAAGAG ATAGAGACTTTTATGGGCGAGATCTCTTACAGAGATTATGCGGAAACTGGTCAATTGGTGGAAGAAATTACATTCGAGGACTTTGTGAAGCTATATATAAACCATCGTCCACCCTTTGGAATCTCTTTGCGTCAGTTGCGAGAAGCTTTTCAGGTTTTCACGAATTCGATATGCGATCCGTTTATGGCTGATGCAAATCCAGTTTTGACTCGAGAAAAGTTTATGAGCATAATATTTGGCGATGGTCCTGAAGAGTTATCGGAGAAAAGTGATGAAGTTTTTG GTGAACCATTAACGCGTCAAGAAGCACACATGTACCTCAAGTTTCTTACTGGGTCTACTGACAATTTAGATGAAAAGCATCATCACGATTATAAGAAACGACCTGTGCCCAccgattttacatttttaccagAG AGGATATCTTACAAAGATTTCATCGCGGACATCATGGGTATTGAATTGTCAGAGGAAACGAGGGCTGACGACGAATAA
- the Mesr4 gene encoding misexpression suppressor of ras 4 produces MEDEDGESKVVDMWSILGEQQFKDASLGNPLKPSIDAAYTDVIEEEKQLLRYNSIGIKDSPSKNNSTGTKSVFKGFKKRILAQAQETQTNTLKSITPEQQLAHSNASSKISKEKRAEIKRGKITEYAQYLGLQPSSKSKCSKCDSSPSFCSMLKQNLCTCNSTMTPMPSTSESPTVPHSPNFKITRKVYLCAACGTYFENWNLFLHMRDIHKRHICLFCLGMFGQAERLLYHLMKKHSVPEMAFTSVEDFYGAFKGSCYLVCCTCEKVFSETDNFYNHFCSPATKQDVTASICTLCRQTGSHASTCSLSNETSREVSSALVATTQTSATHILDRAVIVGNKMVSRKPVKNNRSRHIEDCVPNQQRANTHAKKANNKTVSLLTESQPPADAMNVDEAPKSEVHAEVKDTVSETIMEVSKYIEDSSEEKEETSEREIYRNDSEDKSLPDAISHDKPYDSITEVIMEVSRCTNNIEDSDDTSKKEDTGSINTLDASDKPESDSDEAGRLDTEVLNSSDESNIRTNELNSVDHIAEEDATNDKTEESMSETKDASSSHASDSSIQSPINRSLFSPQHESHLSDQQSKEEIDENEDKENLDVPNESQSLVSFNATASSDRSLVIKICTNRNSQFSVATSNDNAEDHDVSKESEENNNAESLLVEEKDSNVFERERDNNNSFQMNDGDSDSDSFKLAVVDSNEADEAEEIEETAETKVASEVRSESTMDVEENEKPVEEDAEEIATDIDAKEKQQINEEEIDAVNHNETNSDAQLQTQQSDGIMLAGEDVPCNDLNVDGTLDSIETEDLLKRCIEIASPFCVYCNHARHIAVNGKQLGLHMLAEHKFQPQHPAIIIHAEQFIIRVKKSLNELDTHYFNLDSYSSANGTYNVPGIRTYECFHCRFHSAVHKELYLHNRKMHQKTILICIMCKSTFYSYSELLCHLCPGTYSPNINVKYRCCLCPMASLPSAFRLMVHLRKRHHACDVCLESTGNQQRLSNHVWKHKLHHLCYRCGIAYRNKPDITKHLFWKHGTESVLCKKCLQKKWPHIYHFCIPPTAFVCEECGSSFSRAVALKVHKRLHSGDQPYACSDCSERFISRKLLAKHKDTHREPCPISSNLTDAVNQQLVVDEEKSDKEKVDVIDSVTATSDLAKEPKETVKKVLDVYDLPPLNLSSESDTDSEEEKTEMKEPEVTEKPKLTEESVASPADQPKPATSPHPAPDSIVEVEQNEEEKEQGAQIMDGIWDNFKTYTASLEMKDSVSNFTTKDQEPETETDVAFLRSIVLADHDYCVVWSDKEKTEESGSKMDDKEEVNAGGDQDSTSKAQKSPSGSNGVQSVSENDPNKKKVKSPKKKKRSGSTSSSDSSSDSDSSSCSCGTNCSCSSSSSGSSSSSSSSSDSDSSTSEGSPKKQSSHKERKKDKESAQQAEVGSVDIQSKGVSAEIENGEAGVPLEPVCPPLLLLRESDLETEETETDEDFYDEHPQQLANKLLAEKRNQLLLLAAVAPASAESAVPLNNGLTDTDTAIPSHDPMPGTTEDQPQQKKKVKTKKRKKGDRTKQCNATGAVESIKLNIPKAFYEKSLGFSASSPALMQPHIASAPSISSNDMHAVNTRVEPQTMQIMSQSIGGSGSETENKRSSKRKRVPKRFYGDSSDEEVEKQPTIKWRKVDTPFVPVPSVKPLPPRLSFGGKTIPYRPTESQAESLRIATASATESEEPAESSSDSSDSEVESSQQIQTHLPESNAQMPERPVNLYCYCQCPYDEVSEMIACDGEDCRIEWFHFECVGIMVPPKGKWYCPDCRKKHDIVQNSEDYYD; encoded by the coding sequence ATGGAAGATGAGGACGGTGAAAGTAAAGTTGTGGATATGTGGAGCATTTTGGGAGAACAGCAATTTAAAGACGCATCTCTTGGGAATCCATTGAAGCCTTCGATAGACGCCGCTTACACCGATGTAATAGAGGAAGAAAAGCAATTGTTGCGGTATAATTCAATCGGGATTAAAGACTCGCCGAGCAAAAATAACAGTACAGGAAcgaaaagtgtatttaaaggTTTCAAAAAGCGTATTTTGGCACAGGCTCAAGAGACGCAGACGAATACTTTAAAAAGCATAACGCCAGAGCAACAATTGGCTCATTCTAATGCGTCGTCGAAGATTAGCAAGGAGAAAAGGGCGGAGATCAAGCGGGGGAAAATAACGGAATATGCGCAATACCTGGGTCTCCAGCCTTCGTCGAAGAGCAAGTGTTCGAAGTGCGACTCGTCGCCAAGCTTCTGTTCTATGCTGAAGCAGAATCTGTGCACTTGCAACTCCACGATGACACCGATGCCGAGCACATCGGAATCACCGACGGTGCCGCATTCCCCCAACTTCAAGATCACGAGGAAGGTTTACTTGTGCGCGGCGTGCGGCACCTACTTCGAGAATtggaatttatttttacatatgAGGGACATACACAAGCGTCACATATGTTTATTTTGCCTGGGAATGTTCGGCCAAGCGGAAAGGCTGCTGTATCATCTGATGAAGAAGCATAGTGTTCCAGAAATGGCATTTACGTCTGTTGAAGATTTTTATGGTGCTTTCAAAGGATCTTGTTATTTAGTTTGTTGTACCTGCGAGAAGGTTTTTTCCGAGACggataatttttataatcactttTGTTCGCCAGCCACCAAGCAGGACGTTACCGCGTCTATATGCACCTTGTGTAGGCAGACTGGTTCGCACGCTAGTACGTGCAGTTTGAGTAACGAGACGAGTAGAGAGGTCAGTTCCGCTTTAGTAGCTACTACGCAGACAAGCGCGACGCATATACTCGACAGAGCAGTGATCGTTGGGAACAAAATGGTTTCGAGGAAGCCGGTAAAGAATAACAGGTCCAGGCACATAGAAGACTGCGTTCCGAATCAGCAGAGAGCGAACACGCACGCGAAGAAGGCAAATAACAAAACTGTGTCTCTGTTAACCGAAAGTCAGCCACCTGCGGACGCGATGAATGTGGACGAAGCTCCTAAAAGCGAAGTTCATGCAGAAGTTAAAGACACAGTTTCGGAGACAATAATGGAAGTCTCAAAGTATATCGAAGATTCTTccgaagagaaagaagagaCCAGCGAAAGGGAAATCTATCGGAATGATTCTGAAGATAAATCGTTACCTGATGCAATCAGCCATGATAAGCCATATGATAGTATAACAGAAGTTATTATGGAGGTATCGCGTTGTACAAATAATATAGAAGATTCGGATGATACCAGTAAGAAGGAAGACACAGGTTCGATTAATACTTTAGACGCGTCTGATAAACCGGAATCGGATTCTGATGAAGCAGGCAGGCTTGATACGGAGGTTTTAAATTCATCGGATGAAAGTAATATTAGGACGAATGAACTTAATTCGGTGGATCATATAGCAGAAGAAGATGCAACTAACGACAAAACAGAGGAATCTATGTCGGAAACGAAAGATGCTTCTAGTTCTCACGCGTCTGACAGCTCTATTCAAAGTCCTATCAATCGGTCGTTATTCAGTCCGCAACACGAATCACATTTGTCAGACCAACAGAGTAAAGAAGAGATCGACGAAAACGAAGATAAAGAGAACCTCGATGTACCTAATGAATCTCAGTCTTTGGTGTCGTTCAACGCCACCGCTTCTTCCGACAGGAGTttagttataaaaatttgtaccAACCGGAACTCCCAGTTCTCTGTTGCAACTAGTAATGACAATGCAGAGGATCACGATGTTTCGAAAGAGTCCGAGGAAAATAACAATGCGGAGAGTTTGTTGGTGGAAGAAAAAGACTCTAATGTTTTTGAGAGGGAAAGGGACaataataacagttttcaaaTGAACGATGGTGACAGCGATTCTGATAGCTTCAAATTAGCAGTGGTGGACAGTAACGAGGCTGACGAGGCCGAGGAAATCGAAGAAACTGCTGAAACTAAAGTGGCTTCGGAAGTTAGATCTGAGTCGACCATGGATGTCGAGGAAAATGAGAAACCAGTCGAAGAAGACGCTGAAGAAATAGCCACTGATATAGATGCAAAAGAAAAGCAGCAAATTAACGAGGAGGAAATTGATGCTGTAAATCATAATGAGACGAACAGTGATGCGCAACTTCAAACACAGCAAAGCGACGGAATTATGCTGGCTGGAGAGGATGTTCCTTGTAACGACCTTAACGTTGATGGTACATTGGACAGTATAGAGACAGAAGATCTGTTGAAACGTTGCATAGAAATAGCCAGTCCTTTCTGTGTCTACTGTAACCACGCACGCCATATAGCGGTGAATGGTAAACAATTAGGATTACACATGCTCGCGGAACACAAATTTCAACCGCAGCACCCTGCCATAATTATCCATGCAGAACAGTTTATCATCAGAGTGAAAAAGTCTCTTAACGAACTGGACACACATTATTTTAACCTTGACTCTTATAGCAGCGCAAATGGTACCTACAACGTTCCAGGCATACGGACGTACGAGTGCTTTCATTGTAGATTTCACTCTGCCGTGCACAAGGAACTTTATCTGCATAATCGAAAGATGCATCAAAAGACAATCTTAATCTGTATAATGTGTAAATCCACTTTCTATAGTTACAGCGAATTACTTTGCCATTTATGCCCTGGCACGTACTCTCCAAACATTAACGTTAAATACAGATGCTGTCTTTGTCCCATGGCAAGCCTTCCATCTGCATTCAGATTAATGGTACACTTGCGCAAGAGGCACCATGCGTGTGACGTTTGCCTGGAGTCCACTGGGAATCAGCAGCGTCTTTCAAACCACGTTTGGAAGCACAAGCTCCATCATCTATGCTACAGATGCGGCATTGCGTACAGAAACAAGCCGGACATCACGAAACATTTGTTTTGGAAGCATGGAACGGAAAGCGTGCTCTGCAAGAAATGCTTGCAGAAAAAGTGGCCGCACATCTATCACTTTTGCATACCACCCACTGCTTTCGTTTGCGAGGAATGTGGATCCAGTTTCTCCCGAGCTGTTGCCCTTAAAGTGCACAAGAGGTTACACTCCGGGGATCAACCGTACGCTTGCAGCGACTGCTCCGAGCGCTTCATATCCCGGAAATTGTTAGCCAAGCACAAGGACACTCACAGAGAGCCGTGCCCCATCAGTTCAAACCTGACGGATGCGGTAAATCAACAACTGGTGGTTGACGAAGAAAAGTCTGACAAAGAAAAGGTAGATGTAATCGACAGCGTCACTGCGACCTCCGATTTGGCGAAGGAGCCCAAGGAAACGGTGAAGAAAGTGTTAGACGTTTACGACTTGCCACCTCTAAATCTATCCTCTGAAAGTGACACGGATTCCGAGGAGGAGAAAACGGAGATGAAGGAACCTGAGGTAACTGAGAAGCCTAAGTTAACGGAAGAGAGTGTAGCGTCTCCCGCGGATCAGCCGAAGCCTGCTACTTCTCCACACCCAGCCCCGGACAGCATAGTGGAGGTCGAGCAGAACGAGGAAgagaaagagcagggtgcacAAATCATGGACGGCATCTGGGACAACTTCAAAACATACACCGCGAGCTTAGAGATGAAAGATTCGGTCAGCAATTTCACAACCAAAGATCAAGAGCCAGAGACAGAGACTGATGTAGCATTCCTGAGGAGCATTGTATTGGCCGACCACGATTACTGCGTTGTATGGTCGGACAAGGAGAAAACCGAGGAGTCTGGGTCTAAAATGGACGACAAAGAAGAGGTGAACGCTGGCGGGGACCAAGATTCCACGAGCAAGGCACAAAAGAGTCCCTCTGGCAGCAACGGAGTGCAAAGCGTCAGCGAAAACGATCCGAACAAAAAGAAAGTGAAGAgtccgaagaagaagaagcggagCGGAAGTACTTCGTCGAGCGACTCGTCTAGTGACAGTGACTCTAGCAGTTGTTCTTGTGGGACGAACTGCAGTTGCAGTAGTTCTTCGTCTGGTAGTTCTTCCAGCTCCAGCAGTAGTTCAGATTCGGACAGCTCCACCTCGGAGGGCTCTCCGAAGAAGCAGTCTAGTCATAAGGAACGGAAGAAAGATAAGGAAAGTGCGCAACAGGCGGAAGTCGGATCCGTAGATATTCAGAGCAAGGGGGTCTCAGCAGAGATTGAGAACGGAGAAGCGGGCGTTCCACTTGAGCCAGTTTGCCCGCCGCTGCTTCTGCTGAGAGAGTCAGACCTGGAAACCGAGGAGACGGAGACCGACGAAGACTTCTACGACGAGCATCCGCAACAGCTCGCGAACAAACTGCTCGCGGAGAAGCGGAATCAACTACTCCTTCTAGCAGCAGTCGCCCCAGCGTCCGCAGAGTCTGCGGTCCCGTTGAACAATGGTTTAACAGACACAGACACCGCGATTCCCTCCCATGACCCGATGCCCGGAACTACGGAGGATCAGCCACAGCAGAAGAAGAAAGTAAAAACGAAGAAACGGAAAAAGGGTGACAGGACGAAGCAGTGCAACGCGACAGGAGCCGTGGAGTCCATTAAACTAAACATTCCTAAAGCGTTTTACGAAAAGAGCTTGGGTTTCTCGGCTTCGTCGCCGGCGTTGATGCAGCCACATATAGCGTCGGCGCCGAGTATCTCTTCTAACGATATGCATGCCGTGAATACGAGGGTTGAGCCTCAGACCATGCAAATAATGAGCCAGAGCATCGGCGGTAGCGGCTCAGAGACGGAGAATAAACGGTCATCGAAGCGGAAACGTGTACCAAAACGATTTTATGGGGACTCCAGCGACGAGGAAGTGGAGAAGCAGCCGACGATAAAGTGGAGGAAAGTAGACACGCCTTTCGTGCCAGTGCCGAGCGTCAAGCCGTTGCCACCGAGACTCTCTTTCGGCGGTAAAACCATACCGTACAGGCCGACGGAAAGCCAGGCCGAGAGTCTGAGAATCGCCACGGCCTCGGCGACAGAATCAGAGGAACCTGCCGAAAGTAGCAGCGATTCCAGTGACTCTGAAGTAGAGAGTAGCCAGCAGATTCAGACCCACCTACCGGAAAGCAACGCGCAGATGCCTGAGCGACCAGTTAATTTGTATTGCTACTGTCAGTGTCCATACGACGAAGTCTCAGAAATGATAGCCTGTGACGGAGAGGACTGTCGCATCGAATGGTTTCATTTTGAGTGCGTGGGCATCATGGTGCCTCCAAAGGGCAAGTGGTACTGTCCGGACTGTAGAAAGAAGCACGATATCGTGCAGAATAGCGAGGACTACTACGACTGA